The window CTTTTACTTTTTGCCGCAACTACATTATTTGTTAGTTGCAACGAAACACAGAAGCAGAAAACAGAAAAAATTCCCGTAGAACAAAATAATGGGATTGGAGATGGAGCTCCTTCCCTATCTACAGCATTTGCCGAAGGTGTTGAAAAAACACACAATAAAGAAGCTTTTTTAGAACACAACAATGTTTCGTTTGATATTGCTTTGAATTTTAATGGCGAAGAACGTTTAAACGGAACGTTTACGATGCGAACCAATTCGACAAAAATAAAATATGAATCTGAAGATGGAAAAACTATTATTTATGACGGCAAAGACGTTTTTCTAAGCCCTAAGGATGCTGAAATGAAATCTGCCCGTTTCGATATTCTTACTTGGCCTTATTTTATGGCAATGCCCTTTAAATTAACCGATCCCGGTACAATATGGGGTCCTGTAGAACAAGTATCTGAAAAGGATAATGAATATTCTAGAGCAAAGCTCACTTTTAAAAATGACATTGGCGACACCGCAGATGATTGGTACGAGGTTTATGTAGATAATAATACAAACTTACTAAGTTACGCAGCGTATATTGTTACCTTCGGAAAAAGTGTTGAAAAAGCTGAAGAAGCACCACACGCCATTCTATACGCAAACTATCAAGTAATTAATGATATTGCCATTGCAAATACTTGGAAATTTTACAACTGGAGTAAAGAGGAAGGATTATACGGTGATATTATAGGCGATGCAACCTTGAGTAATATTAAATTTACGGAATCTGCAGATTATACTGTTTCTAAAAATGCTAAAAAAGTAGAAGCTCCTAAATAAACTATATGACAAACTTACCTTGGCATCAATACCTAATGGGCGTGCTTTATATCTTGGCGGGCATCAACCACTTTAGAAAACCAAAAATGTATGAACGTATTATGCCCCCCTACATCCCAGCTCATTCAACAATGGTGCTACTAAGCGGTATCGTTGAAATGATTTTTGGCTTCATGCTCTTGAACAAAAACACGCAAAGTATCGCTGCTTGGGGAATTATTGTCATGCTGATTATCTTTTTTACCGTTCATATTTATATGTTGCAAGATGAAAGAGCGGCCATGAAACTTCCTAAATGGGCATTAATTCTACGTATTCCCTTGCAATTTGTATTAATCTATTGGGCTTATTTATATGTATGACACCTCTATTCCCTTCAGAAGAAAATAACACTCCTATACAACCCACTTTGCCAAATGCTGAAGTTGTTTATCATCCACATTTTATTTCAGAAAAGAAAGCTGACACCTATTTTGAAACACTCCTGAATGAAACAGACTGGCAGCAGGATGATATCACCGTCTTTGGAAAAAAATATAAGCAACCCCGACTAACCGCCTTATATGGTGAAAGTGGAAAAAGTTATTCTTATTCAGGAATTACTATGACACCTTTACCACTAACCCCAGTATTAACTAAAATAAAAAATAAAGTCGAAGAAATTTCTAGTGAAAACTTTAATGTTGTTTTATTAAACCTATATCGTGATGGGAAAGACAGCAACGGTTGGCACAGCGATGACGAAAAAGAACTAGACAAAAATCCAGTGATCGCATCGGTAAGTTTTGGAGCAGAACGCATGTTTCACTTAAAGCATAAACATGATAAAGCTTCAAAATACAAGGTAAATCTCAAAAATGGAAGCCTTTTAGTAATGAAAGGTCAAACGCAACATTTTTGGAAACATCAAATACCAAAAACAAAAAAGAACGTCTCTCCTAGGATTAATTTGACTTTCAGGAAAATTGTAAGCCACTAAATTATTTACCCAAAAATATCATTTAGCACTTCCGCTAAACGAATTCCACCTTTTTGTAATTGCATTCTAAGTACATCCATATATTCGTACATATAAGGATACCATAGTTTTTCGCCAACTTCAGTATTGCTATAAATATCTTCGCATAGTGCACGACTTTCGTACATCCAATCAGTTATGGATCCTTGTTGTATTTGTTTCAATTGCATTTTCGAAAGCTGTTTTTCATTTGCTGCTAACTCTGAATACGACATATTATAATCTTCAATCATTTTTGTGTCCCAAACTGAATGTAAATTAGTTCCTTCATTAAACCAACGTACTTGAAAATCGTTACCACCTTTATCTTTTGCTAAACCAATGTGCATGGGTTGATGCAAATCGCCCATAAAATGAACCAATAGCTTTAAGTAGAAAACCTTATCCTCTTTTGAAGCTTTTTCATCCTTAAGCACTTCAACACTTTTTTTAATTGCTTCTATAATATCACCCGCTTCATTTTTATCATGCTCTTCATAAGTAGATTCAAAAGGGAAGTTCACATAATGCCAAGGACCATATTTTCTATAGTTACTGTCACTTTTAATTTCATCAGCATAAGTAGAAACCAATGCAAGTGACTCACCATTTAGTAATTTTTCAATATTTCGCTTTGCTTTTTTAGTTAAATACTTTTTAGCAATTTCTCCTGTAGCACGATGACCATTACGCCCCCAATCTTCAGCCGGACGAGCTACTAATGCAGTAAAAGCAAATAAAACAAATAACAAGAAACCCTTTTTCATAATGTGTATTTTATAATATTTCTGAAGAAATTTTAAGCAAAGATACTATTCCTTGTTTTAAGTTAATATTATAATTAGTTGGAAAATTCAAAAAAAGAATTATATTTGTTTAATATCATTTTAATATCAAATTAAATTTAACTATTATGTCAAACGAAAAAACAATCACTCCAGCTAACGGTTATCTAATGCTGTTTGTATTTTTTATTATGATTGCAGCGGGCGTTGTTGGCTTGCTTCTTACCAAAAATGCTTGGTTTATTGCCTTATTTTTCCTAGGGTTATTAGCTCTACCAGGCTTTGTACTCGTAAACCCTAATGGCTCGAGAGTATTGCTACTCTTCGGAAAGTATATAGGAACTATAAAAAAGAACGGACTTTTTTGGGTAAACCCGTTATATGCAAAGAAAAAAATATCTCTACGTGCTCGAAACTTTGATAGCGAACGCTTAAAAGTGAATGATAAATTAGGAAACCCAGTCATAATTAGTACTATTTTGGTTTGGCGGGTACGCGATACACACAAAGCCGCTTTCGATGTTGACAATTATGAAGAATTTGTACGCATACAAACCGATGCTGCCGTTCGTGAATTGGCCAGTAAATACCCTTATGATAATTTCGCCGACGAAGGCATGGACGCCGATATTACTTTGCGTTCTAGCATGGAAGAAGTAAACGAAGCTTTGGTAAAAGGACTTGACGAACGTCTTACAATTGCCGGTATTGAAGTACTAGAATCGAGAATTGGCTATCTAGCGTACGCCAATGAAATTGCGAGTGCTATGCTTAAAAGACAGCAAGCCACAGCAATTGTTGCGGCACGTCATAAAATTGTAGAAGGTGCCGTTAGCATGGTCGAAATGGC of the Marixanthomonas ophiurae genome contains:
- a CDS encoding DUF6503 family protein; amino-acid sequence: MKKILLLFAATTLFVSCNETQKQKTEKIPVEQNNGIGDGAPSLSTAFAEGVEKTHNKEAFLEHNNVSFDIALNFNGEERLNGTFTMRTNSTKIKYESEDGKTIIYDGKDVFLSPKDAEMKSARFDILTWPYFMAMPFKLTDPGTIWGPVEQVSEKDNEYSRAKLTFKNDIGDTADDWYEVYVDNNTNLLSYAAYIVTFGKSVEKAEEAPHAILYANYQVINDIAIANTWKFYNWSKEEGLYGDIIGDATLSNIKFTESADYTVSKNAKKVEAPK
- a CDS encoding DoxX family protein, producing the protein MTNLPWHQYLMGVLYILAGINHFRKPKMYERIMPPYIPAHSTMVLLSGIVEMIFGFMLLNKNTQSIAAWGIIVMLIIFFTVHIYMLQDERAAMKLPKWALILRIPLQFVLIYWAYLYV
- a CDS encoding alpha-ketoglutarate-dependent dioxygenase AlkB family protein; translated protein: MTPLFPSEENNTPIQPTLPNAEVVYHPHFISEKKADTYFETLLNETDWQQDDITVFGKKYKQPRLTALYGESGKSYSYSGITMTPLPLTPVLTKIKNKVEEISSENFNVVLLNLYRDGKDSNGWHSDDEKELDKNPVIASVSFGAERMFHLKHKHDKASKYKVNLKNGSLLVMKGQTQHFWKHQIPKTKKNVSPRINLTFRKIVSH
- a CDS encoding S1/P1 nuclease, which encodes MKKGFLLFVLFAFTALVARPAEDWGRNGHRATGEIAKKYLTKKAKRNIEKLLNGESLALVSTYADEIKSDSNYRKYGPWHYVNFPFESTYEEHDKNEAGDIIEAIKKSVEVLKDEKASKEDKVFYLKLLVHFMGDLHQPMHIGLAKDKGGNDFQVRWFNEGTNLHSVWDTKMIEDYNMSYSELAANEKQLSKMQLKQIQQGSITDWMYESRALCEDIYSNTEVGEKLWYPYMYEYMDVLRMQLQKGGIRLAEVLNDIFG
- a CDS encoding SPFH domain-containing protein, coding for MSNEKTITPANGYLMLFVFFIMIAAGVVGLLLTKNAWFIALFFLGLLALPGFVLVNPNGSRVLLLFGKYIGTIKKNGLFWVNPLYAKKKISLRARNFDSERLKVNDKLGNPVIISTILVWRVRDTHKAAFDVDNYEEFVRIQTDAAVRELASKYPYDNFADEGMDADITLRSSMEEVNEALVKGLDERLTIAGIEVLESRIGYLAYANEIASAMLKRQQATAIVAARHKIVEGAVSMVEMALNKLSKKQIVDLDDERKAAMVSNLMVILCGDKDASPVVNTGTLNM